A window of the Ammoniphilus oxalaticus genome harbors these coding sequences:
- the mraY gene encoding phospho-N-acetylmuramoyl-pentapeptide-transferase, with amino-acid sequence MPIRVLLFAIAVAFLIAVLLGPLFIPFLRKLKFGQSIREEGPKSHHKKAGTPTMGGIIIMLALTVTVFKFANSSPELFLLMFLTLGYGLIGFLDDFIKISFKRNLGLTAKQKLFGQLLIAVILYYVLLQYHFDTKIYVPGTSWGIELGWAYLPFLMFITLGSTNGVNLTDGLDGLLAGTSAIAFSAYAIIAWMSSQMNVAIFCAAVVGAVLGFLVFNAHPAKVFMGDTGSLALGGALAAVAILTKTELLLAIIGGVFVLETLSVLIQVISFKTRGKRIFRMSPLHHHFELGGWSEWRVVVTFWLTGLIFAGIAVYIEVLQ; translated from the coding sequence ATGCCAATTCGAGTTTTACTATTTGCCATAGCTGTAGCATTTTTAATTGCTGTACTACTAGGCCCCCTATTCATCCCTTTCTTAAGAAAGCTCAAGTTTGGTCAGAGCATCCGAGAGGAAGGGCCGAAATCGCATCACAAGAAAGCCGGTACGCCAACCATGGGCGGAATTATTATCATGTTAGCTTTGACGGTAACGGTGTTTAAATTTGCCAATTCCTCCCCGGAACTATTTTTGCTTATGTTCTTAACGCTTGGGTACGGTTTAATCGGTTTTCTTGATGATTTTATAAAAATTTCTTTTAAGAGAAATTTAGGTTTGACGGCCAAACAGAAGCTTTTCGGTCAGCTTTTAATTGCGGTCATTCTTTACTACGTTTTGCTGCAATATCACTTTGACACTAAAATTTATGTGCCGGGAACTTCGTGGGGCATTGAACTTGGTTGGGCATACTTACCATTTTTGATGTTTATTACATTGGGTTCAACCAATGGTGTTAACTTAACCGATGGGCTCGATGGCCTGTTGGCTGGCACAAGCGCGATCGCCTTTAGCGCATATGCGATCATCGCCTGGATGTCAAGTCAGATGAACGTCGCTATTTTTTGCGCGGCAGTCGTTGGGGCTGTGCTTGGTTTCCTTGTCTTTAACGCCCATCCCGCAAAAGTTTTTATGGGGGATACTGGATCGCTAGCCTTAGGTGGCGCCCTTGCCGCTGTTGCCATCTTAACGAAGACAGAGCTGTTGTTAGCGATCATTGGCGGGGTGTTTGTATTAGAAACGCTATCCGTGCTTATCCAAGTCATCTCTTTTAAGACGAGAGGCAAGCGAATATTTAGAATGAGCCCGCTCCATCACCATTTTGAATTGGGCGGTTGGTCTGAGTGGCGGGTCGTCGTTACATTCTGGTTGACTGGATTGATATTTGCGGGGATTGCCGTGTATATTGAGGTGTTGCAATAA
- the murD gene encoding UDP-N-acetylmuramoyl-L-alanine--D-glutamate ligase, which yields MGKQFQTDWFQGKKIVVLGLARSGLAVSKLLLRFGAKVTVNDQKAEQELAGVDELKQLGIAVITGGHPEDLIDVNVDLVVKNPGIPYTSLPIQQAQQLGIPVVTEIELAYAWSKAPLVAITGSNGKTTTTTLVGEILQAANKRPIVAGNIGTVLCEQAVAAETDNILVAELSSFQLKGTIHFRPRIACLLNVTPAHLDYHGSWEDYLQSKAKVFANLGPSDFAVLNADSKECIEIAKRITCEIVWFSKTQAMSLGAYVKEEVVYFQDQSGRAQSVIATGEVAMPGAHNLENALAAVAICGLLGASSESMRQTLATFQGVEHRLEFVTEISGIKFYNNSKATNSEATVKALEAFREPIVLIAGGLDRGVDFMELVPFIKQNVKAIVSYGQTKQHFVTVGKKAGLSQLSVVDNVGDAVAEANRFAVSGDVVLLSPSCASWDMYGSFEERGSIFKNSVHKLKTSLH from the coding sequence ATGGGGAAGCAATTTCAAACCGATTGGTTTCAGGGGAAAAAAATCGTTGTGTTAGGGTTAGCGAGAAGTGGTTTGGCCGTGTCCAAGCTGCTTCTTCGTTTTGGAGCAAAAGTAACCGTAAATGATCAAAAGGCGGAACAAGAATTAGCGGGGGTTGATGAATTAAAACAGTTAGGAATCGCTGTTATTACAGGAGGGCATCCTGAGGATCTTATCGATGTCAACGTAGATCTCGTGGTCAAAAACCCTGGGATTCCTTACACGAGCTTGCCGATTCAACAAGCGCAACAGCTCGGAATTCCTGTTGTAACGGAAATTGAACTTGCTTATGCTTGGAGCAAAGCGCCGCTCGTTGCGATTACGGGTTCGAATGGCAAGACAACGACAACGACGTTAGTCGGAGAAATATTACAAGCGGCCAACAAACGGCCGATTGTGGCGGGCAATATTGGGACCGTGCTTTGCGAACAGGCGGTAGCGGCGGAAACAGACAATATACTCGTAGCGGAATTAAGCAGTTTTCAATTGAAAGGAACGATTCATTTTCGCCCGCGGATTGCTTGTTTACTAAACGTTACACCGGCCCATTTGGATTACCACGGCAGCTGGGAGGATTATCTCCAATCGAAAGCAAAAGTGTTCGCTAACCTAGGCCCAAGTGATTTTGCCGTCCTGAATGCTGACAGTAAGGAATGCATTGAAATCGCTAAGCGAATTACGTGCGAGATCGTGTGGTTTAGTAAAACTCAAGCGATGAGCTTGGGAGCCTATGTAAAAGAAGAAGTCGTCTATTTTCAAGATCAGAGTGGACGCGCGCAGTCAGTGATTGCTACAGGAGAGGTCGCAATGCCCGGCGCTCATAATTTAGAAAATGCCTTAGCCGCGGTAGCGATCTGCGGTCTATTAGGGGCTTCATCCGAATCGATGCGCCAAACACTTGCTACATTTCAGGGGGTAGAACATCGTTTAGAGTTTGTGACCGAAATTAGCGGGATTAAGTTTTATAATAATTCGAAGGCTACGAACTCAGAAGCAACTGTAAAAGCTTTGGAGGCTTTTCGCGAGCCGATTGTTTTAATTGCGGGTGGATTGGATCGCGGCGTCGATTTTATGGAATTGGTTCCATTTATAAAGCAAAATGTGAAAGCGATCGTAAGTTACGGGCAAACGAAACAGCATTTTGTGACCGTCGGAAAAAAGGCGGGCCTTAGTCAACTATCGGTCGTTGATAACGTCGGTGACGCTGTAGCTGAAGCAAACCGATTCGCTGTTTCCGGGGATGTCGTGCTACTATCCCCTTCCTGCGCCAGCTGGGATATGTACGGCTCCTTTGAAGAAAGGGGAAGCATTTTTAAAAACTCCGTGCATAAGCTTAAAACAAGCCTACATTGA
- the spoVE gene encoding stage V sporulation protein E translates to MAKARSTPDFIIIFSTLILLVIGVVMVYSSSSIVALNKGDALFFTKRQLIFAILGVIAMFCTMNVDYWVWKRWAKVGLLTCFGMLVIVLIIGKEVNGAKSWLGVGAFGIQPAEFTKLGLTVFLAKWLSENQRKITSFSKGLAPTLGISGLAFALIMLQPDLGTGTVLMGTAVLMIFVAGCRIQHLFGLGMVGLIGFAGLIMAAPYRIKRITSFMDPWQDPLGSGYQIIQSLYAIGPGGILGLGLGMSRQKYYYLPEPYNDFIFSIIAEELGFIGGALVLFLFLLILWRGMRVAITAPDQFGSLLAVGIVGMIAIQVIINVGVVTGAFPVTGITLPFLSYGGSSLTLILTGMGILLNISRFAR, encoded by the coding sequence GTGGCAAAAGCAAGATCTACGCCCGATTTTATTATTATTTTTTCCACATTGATTTTATTGGTCATCGGAGTGGTGATGGTTTACAGTTCAAGTTCAATCGTAGCGTTGAACAAAGGAGATGCGCTGTTTTTTACGAAGCGCCAACTCATCTTTGCCATCTTAGGCGTAATTGCGATGTTCTGTACGATGAATGTGGATTATTGGGTTTGGAAACGATGGGCGAAGGTAGGGTTGTTGACCTGCTTTGGAATGCTCGTGATCGTTCTGATTATCGGTAAAGAGGTAAACGGAGCGAAAAGTTGGCTCGGCGTGGGAGCGTTTGGTATTCAACCGGCCGAGTTTACCAAATTGGGACTCACCGTTTTTTTGGCGAAATGGCTGTCAGAAAATCAAAGGAAGATCACCTCTTTTAGCAAAGGCTTAGCCCCTACGTTAGGGATCTCAGGTCTTGCCTTCGCATTGATTATGCTGCAACCTGATTTGGGAACAGGTACAGTGTTAATGGGCACCGCTGTGTTGATGATCTTCGTGGCAGGCTGTCGAATTCAACACTTATTCGGTCTCGGGATGGTCGGCCTGATTGGTTTTGCGGGCTTAATTATGGCTGCGCCTTATCGGATTAAAAGAATTACTTCTTTCATGGATCCCTGGCAAGATCCACTTGGCTCTGGTTATCAAATTATTCAATCGTTGTATGCGATTGGACCCGGCGGGATTTTGGGGTTAGGTTTAGGGATGAGCCGACAGAAGTATTACTATCTCCCCGAACCGTATAATGACTTTATTTTCTCGATCATTGCCGAGGAACTAGGCTTTATTGGCGGCGCGCTTGTCTTGTTTTTATTTTTGCTTATTTTGTGGAGAGGGATGCGCGTGGCAATTACGGCCCCTGACCAATTTGGCAGCTTGCTTGCTGTCGGCATTGTAGGGATGATCGCAATCCAAGTCATTATTAATGTTGGGGTTGTAACAGGCGCATTTCCTGTTACGGGAATTACGCTTCCTTTTTTAAGTTACGGGGGTTCTTCTCTGACTTTAATTTTAACGGGAATGGGTATTCTGTTGAACATTTCCAGATTTGCTCGATAG
- the murG gene encoding undecaprenyldiphospho-muramoylpentapeptide beta-N-acetylglucosaminyltransferase, translating to MRIILTGGGTGGHIYPALAIAKELRERHPDVEILYIGSETGLEARLVPKSGIPFESIEISGFRRSLSFENVKTVYRFLKGVRRSRSLIRSFSADAVIGTGGYVCGPVVYAAAKQGIPTLIHEQNVIPGLTNKFLAKYVSRIAVSFTGSAQYFPTDKVVVTGNPRATEVAKADPTRGRSSLALSGSKRLVLVVGGSRGARAINEAFIEAIPQLEKQRNTHFVYVTGEVHYEQVKQMLEQSGQTMGNISVFPYIYNMPEVLATTELIINRAGASFLAEITSLGIPSILIPSPYVTNNHQEKNARWLEGHGAAAVLLERDLTANSLVTEIEQIVHVPQRLQLMKQAAKKLGEPQAADKIYEEIQKLMRR from the coding sequence ATGAGGATTATACTTACAGGCGGCGGGACAGGCGGTCATATTTATCCGGCTCTAGCCATAGCCAAGGAGCTGAGGGAACGCCATCCAGATGTAGAAATTTTGTACATCGGCAGCGAAACAGGGCTAGAAGCGCGCCTTGTTCCAAAGTCGGGAATTCCATTTGAATCGATTGAGATTAGCGGTTTTAGAAGAAGTTTATCGTTCGAAAATGTGAAGACGGTTTATCGTTTTCTAAAAGGGGTTCGACGTTCGCGTTCGTTGATTCGATCGTTTTCAGCTGATGCAGTGATCGGTACAGGTGGCTATGTCTGCGGCCCTGTTGTTTATGCCGCCGCGAAACAGGGGATTCCGACGCTCATTCATGAGCAGAATGTCATTCCTGGTTTGACCAACAAATTTCTCGCCAAGTATGTCTCGCGGATTGCGGTTTCTTTTACGGGATCTGCGCAGTATTTTCCAACGGACAAAGTCGTCGTTACTGGGAATCCAAGAGCAACCGAAGTGGCAAAGGCTGACCCAACTCGAGGTCGGTCTTCGCTTGCTTTAAGCGGGTCAAAACGTCTCGTGTTAGTTGTCGGCGGCAGTAGGGGCGCGCGGGCAATTAATGAAGCGTTTATTGAAGCAATTCCACAATTGGAGAAACAGCGCAACACGCATTTTGTGTATGTCACGGGTGAAGTCCATTATGAACAAGTGAAGCAAATGTTGGAACAGAGCGGCCAAACCATGGGGAACATCAGCGTGTTTCCTTATATCTATAATATGCCGGAAGTGCTAGCGACAACCGAATTGATAATTAATCGAGCAGGGGCTTCTTTTCTCGCCGAAATAACATCGCTTGGGATTCCTTCGATTTTAATCCCATCACCGTATGTGACGAATAATCACCAAGAAAAAAACGCGCGCTGGTTAGAGGGGCATGGGGCAGCGGCTGTGTTGCTTGAACGCGACCTAACCGCTAATTCGCTAGTGACCGAGATTGAACAAATTGTTCATGTACCGCAGCGTCTACAATTGATGAAGCAAGCCGCCAAGAAATTAGGCGAACCGCAAGCGGCTGATAAAATTTATGAAGAGATTCAGAAGCTGATGCGTCGCTAG
- the murB gene encoding UDP-N-acetylmuramate dehydrogenase, whose protein sequence is MREFLKQVRAEDVGIILEKEPLANHTTWKIGGPADALIQPKDKAGLVKTMRLIYQHQLPWRVIGRGSNLLVRDKGIRGVVIKLADGLDYLRFEDDVAHVGAGYSFIKLSVMAGKQGLTGLEFAGGIPGTVGGAVYMNAGAHGSDISRVFKSAEVVLETGQLVEYGLEDMRFRYRHSLLQEQPGLVVGITLQLARGDRKKIAEAMAKHKSRRRVTQPLQQPCAGSVFRNPLPEHAGQLIEEAGLKGFKLGGAQVSEKHANFIVNVGDATAQNVLDLIRHIQKVVAEKYEVQLAPEVEVAGEG, encoded by the coding sequence ATGAGGGAATTTTTAAAACAAGTAAGAGCAGAAGACGTAGGGATTATTCTAGAGAAAGAACCCCTTGCCAACCATACCACATGGAAAATTGGCGGCCCGGCAGATGCATTGATTCAACCAAAAGATAAAGCAGGGTTGGTCAAAACAATGCGATTGATTTACCAACATCAGTTACCTTGGCGAGTCATTGGGAGAGGTTCCAATTTATTGGTACGGGACAAGGGAATCCGCGGTGTCGTAATTAAATTGGCTGATGGATTGGATTATCTTCGGTTTGAAGATGATGTGGCGCATGTCGGAGCAGGATATTCGTTTATTAAATTGTCGGTGATGGCGGGAAAGCAGGGACTCACGGGATTGGAGTTTGCTGGCGGAATACCTGGTACTGTTGGAGGAGCTGTCTATATGAATGCCGGTGCCCATGGATCTGATATATCACGCGTGTTTAAGTCAGCTGAAGTTGTGCTGGAAACAGGGCAATTGGTTGAGTATGGCCTTGAAGATATGAGATTTAGGTATCGACATTCTTTGTTGCAGGAGCAGCCAGGTTTGGTCGTGGGAATAACGTTGCAGTTGGCCCGCGGCGATAGAAAAAAGATTGCGGAAGCGATGGCGAAACATAAAAGTAGGCGCAGAGTCACCCAACCGCTGCAACAGCCATGCGCGGGAAGCGTGTTTCGCAATCCGTTACCTGAACATGCGGGACAATTGATTGAAGAAGCAGGTTTAAAAGGTTTTAAATTGGGGGGAGCTCAAGTCTCTGAAAAACATGCAAACTTTATCGTAAATGTAGGGGATGCGACCGCCCAAAATGTGCTTGATTTAATTAGACATATACAAAAAGTAGTAGCTGAAAAGTATGAGGTGCAATTAGCGCCGGAAGTTGAAGTGGCGGGTGAAGGATAA